The Selenomonas sp. AB3002 genome contains a region encoding:
- a CDS encoding acetyl-CoA hydrolase/transferase family protein, with protein MIDILDRVRNKALQEKIVTAEEAAAFFKPGMNVACSGFTASAYPKAVPMALAERMKKEPFTVNIWTGASTGPELDDVLAQVHGIKKRLPYQTDTMLRKEINDGSVDYLDLHLSESAQLSRCGYLGKVDVALVEACAITEEGNLIPTTSLGNAASYVQSADKVIVEINTTQPLELEGMHDVYVPLDPPNRLPIPIVKADDRVGTNYIPCTPDKILYIVPCDIADHTRPLSPIDENSKKMSAFTLDFLKKEIAAGRMPENLLPLQSGVGNVANAVIAGFVDSDLKDLTVYTEVIQDGMLDLIDAGKLNFASGTAFSPSPEGMARFYKDVAKYKKYLLLRPEEISNSPEVVHRLGVIAMNTAIEVDIYGNVNSTHITGTKMMNGIGGSGDFARNAYLTIFYTPSVAKDGKISSVVPMCSHIDHTEHDVDIIITEQGIADLRGKAPRERALEIINNCAHPDYRPILLDYYNRATEKCHHAHTPHILEEALSFHEKFLETGCMK; from the coding sequence ATGATTGATATTCTCGATCGTGTACGCAACAAGGCCCTGCAGGAGAAGATCGTCACGGCTGAAGAGGCCGCCGCTTTCTTCAAGCCGGGCATGAATGTGGCATGCAGCGGCTTCACTGCTTCGGCTTATCCCAAGGCAGTGCCCATGGCCCTGGCAGAGCGCATGAAGAAAGAACCGTTCACTGTGAACATCTGGACTGGCGCTTCTACCGGCCCGGAACTGGACGATGTGCTGGCTCAGGTACACGGCATCAAAAAGCGTCTGCCCTATCAGACGGACACTATGCTGAGGAAGGAAATCAATGATGGCTCGGTGGATTACCTCGACCTTCATCTTTCTGAAAGCGCCCAGCTGAGCCGTTGCGGCTACTTGGGCAAAGTAGATGTGGCTTTGGTGGAGGCCTGCGCCATCACCGAAGAGGGCAATCTCATCCCCACCACCTCCCTGGGCAACGCTGCTTCCTATGTGCAGAGCGCTGACAAGGTCATCGTGGAAATCAACACCACCCAGCCTCTGGAGCTGGAGGGCATGCACGATGTGTATGTGCCCCTTGACCCGCCCAATCGTCTGCCAATTCCCATTGTTAAGGCAGATGACAGGGTAGGCACCAACTACATCCCCTGCACCCCGGACAAGATTCTCTACATTGTCCCCTGCGACATTGCTGACCACACTCGTCCGCTTTCTCCCATTGACGAGAATTCCAAGAAGATGAGTGCTTTCACCCTGGACTTCCTCAAGAAGGAGATTGCTGCAGGCCGCATGCCTGAGAACCTGCTGCCCCTCCAGAGCGGCGTGGGCAACGTGGCTAATGCCGTTATCGCAGGTTTCGTGGATTCTGACCTGAAGGATCTGACGGTTTACACCGAGGTCATCCAGGACGGCATGCTGGACCTCATCGATGCAGGCAAACTGAACTTTGCTTCCGGCACGGCCTTCTCTCCGTCTCCGGAGGGCATGGCCCGTTTCTATAAGGATGTGGCCAAGTACAAGAAGTATCTGCTGCTGCGTCCTGAGGAGATTTCCAACTCTCCCGAGGTTGTGCATCGCCTGGGAGTCATTGCCATGAACACCGCCATCGAGGTGGATATCTACGGCAATGTGAACTCCACCCACATCACCGGTACCAAGATGATGAACGGCATCGGCGGCAGCGGCGACTTCGCCCGCAACGCTTACCTCACCATCTTCTACACCCCGTCTGTGGCAAAGGATGGCAAGATTTCTTCTGTGGTGCCCATGTGCTCCCATATCGACCATACGGAGCATGATGTGGACATCATCATCACCGAGCAGGGCATTGCAGACCTGCGCGGCAAGGCTCCCCGCGAGAGGGCTTTGGAAATCATCAACAATTGTGCACATCCGGATTATCGCCCGATTCTCCTTGACTACTACAACAGGGCCACGGAGAAGTGCCACCATGCACATACGCCCCATATCCTTGAGGAAGCTCTTTCTTTCCATGAGAAGTTCCTTGAGACGGGCTGCATGAAATAA
- a CDS encoding redox-sensing transcriptional repressor Rex translates to MKKEKTKVPGISRATIDRLPLYFRTLRLVQDEGLDIISSDELGKRLGITPEQIRKDLASFGQFGKKGVGYYVNELKRNVGHILGLDHHLNIAVVGIGHLGVALANYQNFVALGFNLVALFDQDPHVIGTVVNHVKVEDSKNLRQIVRERNIQIGIIAVPAAFAQGVADELVEAGIQGIWNFAPIKMHVPESVPLVNEDLSIGLSSLSYYLTRSKLST, encoded by the coding sequence ATGAAGAAGGAAAAGACTAAGGTGCCGGGCATCTCCCGGGCCACCATCGACAGGCTGCCCCTGTACTTCCGCACCCTGCGGCTGGTGCAGGACGAGGGTCTGGACATCATCTCCTCAGATGAGCTGGGCAAACGCCTGGGCATCACTCCGGAGCAGATCAGGAAGGACCTTGCTTCCTTCGGCCAGTTCGGCAAGAAGGGCGTAGGCTACTATGTCAATGAGCTCAAGCGCAATGTGGGCCACATCCTGGGCCTTGACCATCATCTGAACATCGCGGTGGTAGGCATAGGGCATCTGGGGGTGGCTCTGGCCAACTATCAGAACTTCGTGGCCCTGGGCTTCAATCTGGTGGCCCTCTTCGACCAGGATCCCCATGTCATCGGTACAGTGGTGAACCATGTGAAGGTGGAAGACAGCAAGAATCTCAGGCAGATCGTCCGGGAAAGGAATATCCAGATTGGCATCATCGCCGTGCCTGCGGCCTTCGCCCAGGGAGTGGCGGATGAGCTGGTGGAGGCGGGGATCCAGGGCATCTGGAACTTTGCTCCCATCAAGATGCATGTGCCTGAAAGCGTGCCTCTGGTCAATGAGGATCTGTCCATTGGTCTCAGCAGTTTGTCCTACTATCTTACACGCTCAAAGTTATCAACGTGA
- a CDS encoding folylpolyglutamate synthase/dihydrofolate synthase family protein, with protein sequence MNYQEALDYLEGLNVFGVRLGLSRIKRLLELLDLPQERYRTIHVTGTNGKGSVSAMLESIIRRSGLHVGLYTSPHLASYTERMQVNGQPISQQEFADCLSTIRAYVEQMMAEGEECPTQFEVLTALAFFYFAMKQVDYAVIEVGLGGLLDSTNVIVPEVSVITNVALEHADRCGGTLEGVAEHKAGIIKAGVPVVTAATGIPLEIIRQTAEEKNADIFVAGEDFKAVAVEADLERHTQGFSFTSALLGIAEEPFDVRLLGPHQVQNASLAVMTAELLHNVEPKVDIDAIREGLKLVSWGARFEQVNCEGREVIVDGAHNPAGIKALRESLDMYYPEKERVFLLGILHDKDIEHMLETLLRPNDTVVVTPPQSDRAEAAAELARQVSGRVSHVEAYEDNEEALARSLELAGDERLMVLCGSLYLVGSLRQSLLARKGRERGEAHG encoded by the coding sequence ATGAACTATCAGGAAGCTCTGGATTATCTGGAGGGGCTGAATGTCTTCGGCGTGAGGCTGGGACTTTCCCGCATCAAGCGCCTGCTGGAACTGTTGGACCTGCCCCAGGAGCGCTATCGCACCATCCATGTGACGGGGACCAATGGCAAGGGCTCCGTTTCTGCCATGCTGGAGAGCATCATCAGGCGCTCGGGGCTTCATGTGGGTCTTTATACTTCGCCGCATCTTGCCTCCTATACGGAGCGCATGCAGGTGAATGGTCAGCCCATCAGCCAGCAAGAATTTGCTGACTGTCTTTCTACCATCAGGGCCTATGTGGAGCAGATGATGGCAGAGGGGGAGGAGTGCCCCACCCAGTTTGAGGTGCTGACAGCGCTGGCTTTCTTCTATTTTGCCATGAAGCAGGTGGACTATGCCGTCATCGAAGTGGGCTTGGGAGGACTTCTGGATTCTACCAATGTGATCGTGCCTGAGGTATCCGTCATCACCAATGTAGCCCTGGAGCATGCTGATCGCTGCGGCGGCACCCTGGAAGGGGTGGCGGAGCACAAGGCGGGCATCATCAAGGCCGGCGTGCCTGTGGTGACCGCAGCAACGGGCATCCCGCTTGAAATCATCCGCCAGACAGCTGAGGAGAAGAATGCGGATATCTTCGTGGCTGGGGAGGATTTCAAAGCTGTAGCTGTGGAAGCTGACCTGGAACGCCATACCCAGGGCTTCAGCTTCACTTCAGCTCTTCTGGGCATTGCCGAGGAACCCTTTGACGTAAGGCTCCTGGGCCCCCATCAGGTGCAGAACGCATCTTTGGCCGTGATGACGGCGGAACTCCTGCACAATGTGGAGCCCAAGGTGGATATTGATGCCATCCGTGAGGGCTTGAAGCTGGTTTCCTGGGGGGCAAGATTCGAGCAGGTGAACTGCGAGGGCAGGGAAGTCATAGTCGATGGCGCCCATAATCCTGCAGGCATAAAGGCTCTGAGGGAAAGCCTGGATATGTACTATCCCGAAAAAGAGCGGGTGTTCCTGCTGGGCATACTCCATGACAAAGATATAGAGCACATGCTGGAAACACTGCTGCGGCCCAACGATACAGTGGTAGTGACCCCGCCTCAGTCGGACAGGGCTGAGGCTGCAGCAGAACTTGCCAGACAGGTGTCTGGCAGAGTGAGCCATGTGGAGGCTTACGAGGATAACGAAGAGGCATTGGCAAGGTCCCTGGAACTTGCAGGGGATGAACGTCTGATGGTGCTCTGTGGTTCCCTTTACCTGGTGGGGAGCCTCAGGCAAAGCCTGCTGGCCCGCAAGGGCAGAGAGCGGGGTGAGGCGCATGGATGA
- a CDS encoding valine--tRNA ligase — MSEVLEQENNIPKVYDPQSFEKKWYQFWEENKFFHAEVDKSKKPYSMVIPPPNVTGQLHMGHALDNTLQDILIRYHRMQGFNTVWMPGCDHAGIATQAKVEGALREEGLSRYDLGREKFLERVWDWKEKFGSRIMSQLRSLGSSLDWDRERFTMDEGCSRAVREVFVSLYEKGLIYQGTRITNWCPSCNTAISDIEVEHETENGHLWHLRYQVEGTEEYVEIATTRPETMFGDTGVAVHPEDERYKHLIGKTLILPIVNRRIPLFADEYVDKEFGTGAVKVTPAHDPNDFEMGLRHNLEQVKVIGNDGHMLEGAGKYNGMDRYECRKALVKELEEKGVLVSVEEHEHAVGHCSRCHSTIEPLVSKQWFVKMESLAKPAIEAVRDGRIEFVPARFTKIYENWLENIRDWCISRQLWWGHRIPAWYCADCGKTHVSRTDLTECPHCHSKNITQDEDVLDTWFSSGLWPFETFGWPEETEDLKHFYPTATLVTGYDIIFFWVARMIMMGLEFGKDIPFRHVFIHGLVRDSQGRKMSKSLGNGIDPMEVISEYGADSLRFMLITGNTPGNDMRFYDERVESARNFANKLWNASRYMLMNLEGFDKSFEPAAEDYTLADRWILSRYARTVRDVTENLDKFELGEAGRMIYEFIWNEFCDWYIELTKARLYDKENVRARNTALYVLSHVLEGTLRLLHPFMPFITEEIWQKVPHSDEIRSIMVAQWPVGDEAQINGDIEAQMTAIMETIKTVRNMRAEVGAAPSKKSELILFVGDDSLRSVFMDNQAYLEKLASSEPVTILSAGAEKPENAMAGVVSGVEIYLPLKGLIDVEKETARLKKEEEKLQKEIKRLTGKLSNEGFLAKAPEQVVAAEREKLAGYEEKLKAVESRIADLAKL, encoded by the coding sequence ATGAGCGAAGTTTTGGAGCAGGAAAACAACATTCCCAAGGTTTATGACCCCCAGTCCTTTGAGAAGAAATGGTATCAGTTCTGGGAGGAGAATAAGTTCTTCCACGCTGAGGTGGACAAGAGCAAGAAGCCTTACAGCATGGTGATCCCGCCCCCGAATGTCACGGGCCAGCTGCACATGGGCCATGCCCTGGACAACACCCTGCAGGATATCCTTATCCGCTACCACCGCATGCAGGGCTTCAACACCGTTTGGATGCCCGGCTGCGACCATGCAGGCATTGCCACCCAGGCCAAGGTGGAGGGGGCTCTCCGGGAGGAGGGCCTGAGCCGTTATGACCTGGGCCGCGAGAAGTTTCTGGAGCGGGTCTGGGACTGGAAGGAAAAGTTTGGCAGCCGCATCATGTCCCAGCTGCGCTCCCTGGGTTCCTCCCTTGACTGGGACCGTGAGCGCTTCACCATGGACGAGGGCTGCTCCAGGGCTGTGCGTGAGGTCTTTGTAAGCCTTTACGAGAAGGGCCTTATCTATCAGGGTACCCGCATCACCAACTGGTGCCCCTCCTGCAACACCGCCATTTCCGATATCGAGGTGGAGCATGAGACGGAGAATGGCCACCTCTGGCACCTGCGCTATCAGGTAGAGGGCACGGAGGAATATGTGGAGATTGCCACCACCCGTCCCGAGACCATGTTCGGCGATACCGGCGTGGCTGTGCATCCCGAGGATGAGCGTTACAAGCACCTGATTGGCAAGACCTTGATCCTGCCCATCGTGAACCGCCGCATCCCCCTCTTTGCCGATGAATACGTGGACAAGGAGTTCGGCACCGGCGCCGTGAAGGTGACCCCTGCCCATGACCCCAACGACTTTGAGATGGGCCTGCGCCACAACCTGGAGCAGGTGAAGGTCATCGGCAATGACGGCCACATGCTGGAAGGTGCCGGCAAGTACAACGGTATGGACCGCTATGAGTGCCGCAAGGCTCTGGTGAAGGAGCTGGAGGAAAAGGGCGTGCTGGTTTCCGTGGAGGAGCATGAGCATGCAGTAGGCCATTGCTCCCGCTGCCATTCCACCATAGAGCCCCTGGTTTCCAAGCAGTGGTTCGTGAAGATGGAGTCTCTGGCCAAGCCGGCAATCGAGGCTGTACGTGACGGCCGCATCGAGTTCGTGCCTGCCCGCTTCACGAAAATCTATGAGAACTGGCTGGAGAATATCCGTGATTGGTGCATTTCCCGCCAGCTTTGGTGGGGCCACCGCATTCCCGCCTGGTACTGTGCAGACTGCGGCAAGACCCATGTTTCCCGCACTGACCTTACGGAGTGTCCCCACTGCCACAGCAAGAATATCACCCAGGATGAGGATGTGCTGGACACCTGGTTCAGCTCCGGCCTCTGGCCCTTTGAGACCTTTGGCTGGCCGGAAGAAACCGAGGACTTGAAGCATTTCTATCCCACGGCAACCCTTGTCACGGGCTATGACATCATCTTCTTCTGGGTGGCACGCATGATCATGATGGGTCTGGAGTTCGGCAAGGACATTCCCTTCCGCCATGTGTTCATCCACGGTCTGGTGCGTGACAGCCAGGGCCGCAAGATGAGCAAGTCCCTGGGCAATGGCATCGACCCCATGGAAGTCATCAGCGAGTACGGTGCAGATTCCCTGCGCTTCATGCTGATCACCGGCAACACGCCGGGCAATGATATGCGCTTCTACGATGAGCGTGTGGAATCTGCCCGCAACTTTGCCAACAAGCTTTGGAACGCTTCCCGCTATATGCTCATGAACCTGGAGGGCTTTGACAAGAGCTTCGAGCCTGCTGCAGAGGACTATACCCTGGCTGACCGATGGATTCTCTCCCGCTATGCCCGTACGGTCCGCGATGTGACGGAGAACCTGGACAAGTTTGAGCTGGGCGAGGCTGGCCGCATGATTTACGAGTTCATCTGGAACGAGTTCTGCGACTGGTATATCGAGCTCACCAAGGCCCGCCTCTACGACAAGGAAAATGTCCGTGCCCGCAATACTGCCCTCTATGTGCTGAGCCATGTGCTGGAAGGCACCCTGCGCCTGCTGCATCCCTTTATGCCCTTCATCACCGAGGAAATCTGGCAGAAGGTGCCCCATAGCGATGAAATCAGGAGCATCATGGTGGCCCAGTGGCCTGTGGGTGATGAAGCCCAGATCAATGGCGACATTGAAGCTCAGATGACGGCCATCATGGAGACCATCAAGACCGTCCGCAATATGCGTGCCGAAGTTGGCGCAGCTCCCAGCAAGAAGAGCGAGCTGATTCTTTTCGTGGGTGATGATTCCCTGCGTTCCGTCTTCATGGATAACCAGGCTTATCTTGAGAAGCTGGCCTCCTCCGAGCCTGTCACCATCCTGTCTGCCGGAGCTGAAAAGCCCGAGAACGCCATGGCAGGTGTGGTAAGCGGCGTGGAAATCTACCTTCCCCTCAAGGGCCTCATCGATGTGGAGAAGGAAACTGCCCGCCTGAAGAAAGAAGAGGAGAAGCTCCAGAAGGAAATCAAGCGCCTTACAGGGAAACTCTCCAACGAAGGGTTCCTGGCCAAGGCACCCGAGCAGGTGGTGGCTGCCGAGCGTGAGAAGCTGGCTGGCTACGAGGAGAAGCTGAAAGCGGTGGAGAGCCGCATCGCTGACCTGGCCAAGCTGTAA
- a CDS encoding transcription repressor NadR, with product MTTEERRAAVLARLKKAKSPLSGTKLAREFGVSRQIIVGDISILRAEGAKIYATPRGYFVPESEGTEGLLVSFICRHSRDEMEQELLAFVDNGGEVLDVIVEHPVYGPLKADLLLTSRRDVKNFLTKMQKCEAAPISIVTGGIHVHTVRVPDEEALEAIKEELEKLGVLEETGV from the coding sequence GTGACTACAGAGGAACGCAGGGCGGCGGTTTTGGCGCGGTTGAAGAAGGCCAAGTCTCCTCTTTCCGGCACGAAGCTGGCGCGGGAATTTGGGGTTAGCCGCCAGATTATCGTGGGGGATATCAGCATCCTCCGGGCAGAGGGGGCGAAAATCTACGCCACGCCCAGAGGGTATTTTGTACCCGAAAGTGAAGGGACAGAGGGGCTTCTGGTCAGCTTTATCTGCCGCCACAGCAGGGACGAGATGGAGCAGGAACTGCTGGCCTTCGTGGATAACGGGGGCGAGGTGCTGGATGTGATTGTGGAGCATCCTGTCTATGGTCCCTTGAAGGCAGACTTGCTCCTTACCAGCAGGCGCGATGTGAAGAACTTCCTCACGAAGATGCAGAAGTGTGAGGCGGCTCCTATTTCCATAGTCACCGGAGGAATCCATGTGCACACGGTGAGAGTGCCGGACGAAGAGGCGCTGGAGGCCATCAAGGAAGAGCTGGAAAAGCTGGGAGTTTTGGAGGAGACAGGCGTTTAA
- a CDS encoding DUF2922 domain-containing protein → MTFKLEAGGTKTYALQDPVDGLTEDAVRTVMQKIINKKAVASGEEHATEILGQTAAVLLMRPFFGVWGCRWQGAFGGSKSQSKSQPKELPRIMCVAAPLALFTV, encoded by the coding sequence ATGACGTTCAAGCTGGAAGCAGGCGGCACCAAAACCTACGCCCTGCAGGACCCCGTAGATGGCCTGACTGAGGACGCGGTCAGGACCGTCATGCAGAAGATTATCAACAAGAAGGCCGTGGCCTCCGGCGAGGAACACGCCACGGAAATCCTTGGCCAGACGGCGGCCGTACTGCTCATGCGGCCGTTTTTTGGTGTGTGGGGCTGTAGGTGGCAGGGGGCTTTTGGGGGAAGTAAGTCACAAAGTAAGTCACAGCCAAAAGAGCTGCCGCGCATCATGTGCGTAGCAGCTCCACTTGCTCTGTTTACCGTCTGA
- a CDS encoding Rpn family recombination-promoting nuclease/putative transposase, with the protein MAAFRINRTNDAVFKAIFAKYPNITLALINAFLEFQGTEQLVDIEFIDREIDSDEYDGKESRLDILGITASGVKVNIEMQVNSLAAMGERSLFYWARNYADLERGEEYDQLKRTIAINILGFNLFNEKQYPDIHSCFGIYDIKTKCQLTDKLEIHFLELPKFRSKSVKDMNRMEKWAAYFSPSTTDEELEEIAAGEEAIREAMEVEDVFTKDEVAKRSYEKAEKFRRDQAAQLEYAEKKGRDKERAEGLAKAVAMLKRLKLTKDAAIQELMESYSLPDKEATALVNSNW; encoded by the coding sequence ATGGCAGCTTTTCGCATCAATCGCACAAATGATGCAGTATTCAAGGCAATTTTCGCCAAGTACCCCAATATCACCCTGGCCCTTATCAACGCTTTCCTTGAGTTCCAGGGTACGGAGCAGCTGGTGGACATTGAGTTCATCGACCGGGAAATTGATTCTGACGAGTACGACGGCAAGGAATCCCGGCTGGACATTCTGGGGATTACCGCCAGTGGCGTGAAGGTCAATATCGAGATGCAGGTCAACTCCCTTGCTGCTATGGGCGAGCGCTCCCTGTTCTACTGGGCAAGGAATTATGCCGATCTGGAGCGTGGCGAGGAATATGACCAGCTGAAGCGCACCATTGCCATCAACATTCTGGGTTTCAATCTTTTCAATGAAAAGCAGTACCCGGATATACACAGTTGTTTCGGCATTTACGACATCAAGACAAAATGCCAGCTGACGGACAAGCTGGAGATACACTTTCTTGAACTGCCGAAGTTCAGGAGCAAGAGCGTAAAAGACATGAACCGCATGGAAAAATGGGCGGCCTATTTCTCCCCAAGCACCACCGATGAGGAACTGGAAGAAATCGCCGCCGGTGAAGAAGCCATTCGGGAAGCGATGGAGGTGGAGGACGTGTTCACCAAAGATGAAGTGGCAAAGAGGTCTTATGAGAAGGCCGAGAAATTCCGCCGCGACCAAGCTGCTCAGTTGGAATATGCCGAAAAGAAGGGCAGAGATAAGGAAAGGGCCGAAGGATTAGCCAAGGCTGTTGCCATGCTCAAACGGCTGAAACTCACCAAAGACGCTGCAATACAGGAGCTTATGGAAAGTTATTCCCTGCCAGATAAGGAAGCAACAGCTCTGGTAAACAGTAATTGGTGA
- a CDS encoding DUF6033 family protein codes for MPVKVGASYVSEAAYEFAKARRAEKAEGKEEKGVLKELKEKYPGLNITVGTGPFSGTGTNNLSISPRILKQMEQDPEKRMEYEALIYDVAHTDVNGGIMPGRKMKSHGFIIDDNGGLRGWGISESNDGSQRHQSHLKRSEKKNWWEEMLGKPKQKKKSSAKVRQELLEKSKEQAAKADEEPTGLLAALQGQGSAVRDKVVQSAKADNNSGFATKNELYKYLQGNYDIVKGGMASISGKFLQKCVTDEESRNRLFDILKAADESYAKRKDEVGFQGMQITIDENGEVTSESTKSTVSINEDKRRRQIAAASTKGDMQSVIALLEEDLQQVEDGLKQNICDEAEVAKAKKLLELAKERMAKLPDRAPTPAEQSNMTVNMLI; via the coding sequence ATGCCGGTGAAAGTAGGAGCAAGCTATGTGTCCGAGGCGGCGTACGAATTTGCCAAGGCGCGCAGGGCGGAGAAAGCGGAAGGCAAGGAGGAGAAGGGCGTACTGAAAGAGCTGAAGGAAAAATATCCTGGCCTCAATATCACTGTGGGTACGGGGCCTTTCTCCGGCACAGGCACGAATAATCTTTCCATTTCGCCCAGGATTCTCAAGCAGATGGAGCAGGACCCGGAGAAGCGCATGGAGTATGAGGCGCTGATTTATGATGTGGCCCATACTGATGTCAATGGCGGGATTATGCCAGGCAGGAAGATGAAATCTCACGGCTTCATCATTGATGACAACGGCGGTCTGCGCGGTTGGGGGATTTCCGAAAGCAACGATGGCAGCCAGCGCCATCAGTCGCATCTTAAGCGCTCAGAGAAGAAGAACTGGTGGGAGGAGATGCTGGGGAAGCCCAAGCAGAAGAAAAAATCCTCGGCTAAGGTTAGGCAGGAACTATTGGAGAAGAGCAAGGAGCAAGCTGCCAAGGCGGATGAGGAGCCGACGGGCCTGCTGGCGGCTTTGCAAGGACAGGGGAGCGCTGTCAGGGACAAGGTGGTGCAGAGTGCAAAAGCTGATAACAATTCCGGCTTTGCCACCAAGAACGAATTGTATAAGTATTTGCAGGGAAACTATGACATCGTCAAGGGCGGCATGGCCAGCATTTCCGGCAAGTTCCTGCAAAAGTGCGTGACGGACGAGGAGAGCAGGAACAGGCTTTTTGACATCTTGAAAGCGGCAGACGAAAGCTATGCCAAGCGTAAGGATGAGGTGGGCTTCCAGGGGATGCAGATTACAATTGACGAAAATGGGGAAGTGACGTCAGAGTCCACCAAGAGCACTGTTTCCATCAACGAGGACAAACGCCGCCGTCAGATTGCTGCTGCCTCTACCAAAGGTGATATGCAATCCGTAATTGCCCTGCTGGAGGAAGATCTGCAGCAGGTGGAAGACGGACTGAAGCAGAATATATGTGACGAGGCTGAGGTGGCGAAGGCGAAGAAGCTTTTGGAGCTGGCCAAAGAGCGTATGGCTAAGCTGCCGGACAGGGCACCCACGCCTGCGGAACAGAGCAATATGACAGTGAATATGCTCATTTGA
- a CDS encoding GHKL domain-containing protein has protein sequence MFEDYLLEVMVSLVSGFLAFRYTEKFLPLQADRRGRAMGLWLAVFVLGQQLASRGMEFALPELQQGIYGSMLGLLAGTLLMVLLQRCFFEKDMTRQIFVLASFWAGWGILRFTVSPLAHVLFDWWNPLWLYLVEESMNRGIVPADWLVANLAMLNRVSVFVLLTFCRLVQLGLLALYLRLIVVNFPGDYKLKGQESFFLLIPCATALVIDLTLRVMAFSVDNSALMLIYDRTPEILVLLPVVSLLLLGLVVSAVILFRGLVQSKEEEQKRLLLEKGVADVHRQVHELEDIYGDIRGLRHDLRGHIANLADYVERHLPEGGRELEPYLSGMASTVARLDFADKTGHALTDIILHQARQQAEKRGIGFSADFHYPREGSFDVYDISVMLNNALQNAIEACEKVSGGAIDVRSYLRGNLYFLEVINDYAGSLQWQEGGELPSTSKEDRQNHGLGLANIARCAGKYQGTVDIETSEKDGRPKFCLTVMLYQRIS, from the coding sequence GTGTTTGAGGATTATCTGCTGGAGGTCATGGTCAGCCTGGTCTCCGGCTTTTTGGCGTTCCGCTATACGGAAAAATTCCTGCCTTTGCAGGCCGACAGGCGGGGGCGGGCCATGGGCCTTTGGCTGGCGGTTTTCGTCCTGGGACAGCAGCTTGCATCCAGGGGCATGGAATTTGCCTTGCCGGAACTGCAGCAGGGCATTTACGGCAGCATGCTGGGGCTTTTGGCAGGGACCTTGCTTATGGTCCTTCTGCAGAGGTGTTTCTTTGAGAAGGACATGACCAGGCAGATTTTTGTCTTGGCCAGCTTCTGGGCGGGCTGGGGTATACTGCGCTTTACCGTCAGTCCTTTGGCTCATGTGCTTTTCGACTGGTGGAATCCCCTGTGGCTGTATCTGGTGGAAGAAAGCATGAACCGGGGGATTGTGCCTGCTGATTGGCTAGTGGCAAATCTGGCCATGCTGAACCGGGTGTCGGTCTTTGTGCTACTCACGTTCTGCCGTCTGGTGCAGCTGGGGCTGCTGGCCCTGTACCTGCGGCTTATCGTGGTGAATTTCCCTGGGGATTACAAGCTGAAAGGTCAGGAGAGCTTCTTCCTGCTGATTCCCTGCGCTACGGCTTTGGTGATAGACCTGACCCTGCGGGTCATGGCCTTTTCCGTGGACAACAGTGCGCTCATGCTGATTTACGACAGGACGCCGGAAATCCTCGTGCTGTTGCCAGTGGTGAGCCTGTTGCTTCTGGGGCTGGTGGTATCGGCGGTGATTCTCTTCCGGGGACTGGTGCAGTCCAAGGAAGAGGAGCAGAAACGGCTGCTGTTGGAAAAAGGCGTGGCAGATGTACACAGGCAGGTGCATGAACTGGAGGATATCTACGGAGATATCCGTGGCCTGCGTCATGACCTGCGTGGGCATATTGCAAACCTGGCTGACTATGTGGAGCGCCATCTGCCAGAGGGCGGCAGGGAACTGGAGCCATACCTTTCAGGCATGGCCAGCACCGTGGCGAGGCTGGATTTTGCGGACAAGACAGGCCATGCCCTGACAGATATCATTCTCCATCAGGCCAGGCAACAGGCGGAGAAAAGGGGCATAGGCTTCTCTGCTGATTTCCATTATCCCAGGGAAGGCAGCTTTGACGTTTACGATATAAGCGTCATGCTGAACAATGCCTTGCAAAACGCCATTGAGGCCTGTGAAAAAGTTTCTGGCGGCGCGATAGATGTGCGCTCATACCTGCGGGGCAATTTGTATTTCCTTGAGGTTATTAACGATTACGCAGGCAGCCTGCAATGGCAGGAGGGAGGCGAACTTCCTTCCACCAGCAAGGAGGACAGGCAAAATCATGGGCTGGGCCTTGCCAATATCGCCCGTTGTGCGGGGAAGTACCAGGGCACCGTGGATATTGAGACAAGCGAAAAAGACGGCAGACCAAAATTTTGCCTTACCGTCATGCTTTATCAGCGCATCAGCTGA